In Roseisolibacter agri, the following proteins share a genomic window:
- a CDS encoding metal-sensitive transcriptional regulator produces the protein MSTHEHEHTHAPTAACGCGADHGADHDAEGRKAVAVDPDAKTRNLKRLRRIEGQVRGLQKMVEEDRYCADVMTQISSVHEALRAVGRELMRNHLKHCATSALRGTPDEASAMYDELVDLMYRHSR, from the coding sequence ATGTCGACGCACGAGCACGAGCACACCCACGCGCCGACGGCCGCCTGCGGCTGCGGCGCCGATCACGGTGCCGACCACGACGCCGAGGGGCGGAAGGCGGTCGCCGTGGACCCCGACGCCAAGACGCGGAACCTCAAGCGCCTGCGGCGCATCGAGGGGCAGGTGCGCGGGCTGCAGAAAATGGTCGAGGAGGACCGCTACTGCGCCGACGTCATGACGCAGATCTCATCGGTGCACGAGGCGCTCCGCGCCGTGGGCCGGGAGCTCATGCGCAACCACCTCAAGCACTGCGCGACCTCGGCGCTGCGCGGCACGCCCGACGAGGCGAGCGCGATGTACGACGAGCTCGTGGACCTGATGTACCGGCACAGCCGGTGA
- a CDS encoding TonB-dependent receptor: MAAVLALAVAAPAHAQDTLATVRVTVRHEGAPVEGAIVRALAPDRAATQTDAHGAATLRLPAGDRALVVERLGFRADTLRLALRAAQDTAVAASLTAKGAEVEAVVVTATRDERRVEDTPLRVEVIDEEEVAEKVAMTPGDIAMMLNETSGLRVQATNPSLGGANVRVQGLRGRYTLILADGLPLYGGQAGGLGLLQIPPLDLARVEIIKGTASALYGSSALGGVINLVSRRPGDEDAQTALVNRTSRGGTDAVYFGAGPVTARAGYTLLAGAHHQQRQDVDDDGWTDLPGYARVVLRPRLYLDDGAGRTVFLTGGVTAEKREGGTMDGRTVPDGTPAGRAYAEALRTRRADVGGLARWVVPAERALHGAIVTVRASAMEQRHAHRFGAVREEDRHRTWFGEAAVAVPRGAVTYVAGAAFQRDAYHNADVAGFDHAHAVPAAFVQLDADPAPWASVSASARLDAHGAYGTFVNPRLSLLLRRPGEADGGALAGWTTRLSGGTGAFAPTPFTEETEATGLTPLAPLRGLVAERARSASLDVGGPLATALGRLEVNATAFGSRVAHALQVADARGLTADGARRIALVNAPGATHTWGGELLARLVHALGEEGPEGADGEEPPALRVTGTYTFLRGRECDPSVPAGSAASCARREVPLTPRHAAGVVAAVEREGTSRVGLEVYYTGRQALADDPYRRESRPYVIVGLLGERAFETRAGLARLFVNLENLTNVRQTRFDPLLRRTRGPGGRWTTDAWTDLAGFTVNGGVRLAF, translated from the coding sequence GTGGCAGCGGTCCTCGCTCTGGCCGTCGCCGCGCCGGCGCATGCGCAGGACACGCTGGCGACGGTGCGCGTCACCGTGCGCCACGAGGGCGCGCCGGTGGAGGGCGCGATCGTGCGCGCGCTCGCACCCGACCGCGCCGCCACGCAGACCGATGCGCACGGCGCCGCCACGCTGCGGCTGCCCGCCGGTGATCGTGCGCTCGTGGTCGAGCGGCTCGGCTTCCGCGCCGACACGCTGCGGCTCGCGCTGCGCGCGGCGCAGGACACGGCCGTCGCCGCGTCGCTGACCGCGAAGGGCGCGGAGGTGGAGGCGGTGGTCGTCACCGCGACGCGCGACGAGCGGCGCGTGGAGGACACGCCGCTGCGCGTCGAGGTGATCGACGAGGAGGAGGTGGCCGAGAAGGTGGCGATGACGCCCGGCGACATCGCGATGATGCTGAACGAGACGAGCGGCCTGCGCGTCCAGGCCACGAACCCCTCGCTCGGCGGCGCGAACGTGCGCGTGCAGGGGCTGCGCGGGCGCTACACGCTCATCCTCGCCGACGGGCTGCCGCTGTACGGTGGCCAAGCGGGTGGATTGGGGCTGCTGCAGATCCCGCCGCTCGACCTCGCGCGCGTCGAGATCATCAAGGGCACCGCGTCGGCGCTCTACGGCAGCTCGGCGCTGGGCGGCGTGATCAACCTCGTGTCGCGTCGGCCCGGCGACGAGGACGCGCAGACCGCGCTCGTGAACCGCACGTCGCGCGGCGGCACCGACGCGGTCTACTTCGGCGCGGGACCGGTGACCGCGCGCGCGGGCTACACGCTGCTCGCGGGCGCGCACCACCAGCAGCGTCAGGACGTGGACGACGACGGCTGGACCGACCTGCCGGGCTACGCGCGCGTCGTGCTGCGCCCGCGCCTCTACCTCGACGACGGCGCGGGGCGCACCGTGTTCCTGACCGGCGGCGTGACGGCCGAGAAGCGTGAGGGCGGCACGATGGACGGGCGGACGGTGCCCGACGGGACGCCCGCGGGCCGCGCGTACGCCGAGGCGCTGCGCACGCGCCGCGCGGACGTCGGCGGGCTGGCGCGCTGGGTCGTCCCGGCGGAGCGCGCGCTGCACGGCGCGATCGTCACCGTGCGCGCGTCGGCGATGGAGCAGCGGCACGCGCACCGCTTCGGCGCGGTGCGCGAGGAGGACCGGCACCGCACCTGGTTCGGCGAGGCGGCGGTCGCCGTGCCGCGCGGCGCGGTCACCTACGTCGCGGGCGCCGCGTTCCAGCGCGACGCCTACCACAACGCGGACGTCGCGGGCTTCGACCACGCGCACGCGGTCCCCGCCGCGTTCGTGCAGCTGGACGCCGATCCCGCGCCGTGGGCGTCGGTCTCCGCGAGCGCGCGCCTGGACGCGCACGGCGCGTACGGCACGTTCGTGAACCCGCGCCTGTCGCTGCTGCTGCGGCGACCGGGCGAAGCGGACGGCGGCGCGCTCGCGGGCTGGACGACGCGGCTCTCCGGCGGCACGGGCGCGTTCGCGCCGACGCCGTTCACCGAGGAGACGGAGGCCACGGGGCTGACGCCGCTCGCGCCGCTGCGCGGGCTGGTCGCGGAGCGCGCACGCAGCGCCTCGCTCGACGTCGGCGGGCCACTGGCGACGGCGCTCGGCCGGCTGGAGGTGAACGCCACCGCGTTCGGCTCGCGCGTCGCGCACGCGCTGCAGGTCGCCGATGCGCGCGGCCTCACCGCCGACGGCGCGCGCCGCATCGCGCTCGTCAACGCGCCGGGCGCCACGCACACGTGGGGCGGCGAGCTGCTCGCGCGCCTCGTGCATGCGCTGGGGGAGGAGGGCCCGGAGGGCGCGGACGGCGAGGAGCCGCCGGCGCTGCGCGTCACCGGCACGTACACCTTCCTGCGCGGCAGGGAATGCGATCCGTCGGTGCCGGCGGGCAGTGCGGCATCGTGCGCGCGCCGCGAGGTGCCGCTGACGCCGCGCCACGCGGCCGGCGTCGTCGCCGCCGTGGAGCGCGAGGGGACGAGCCGCGTGGGGCTCGAGGTCTACTACACGGGGCGCCAGGCGCTGGCGGACGATCCGTACCGGCGCGAGAGCCGGCCGTACGTGATCGTCGGGCTGCTGGGCGAGCGCGCGTTCGAGACGCGCGCGGGCCTCGCGCGCCTGTTCGTGAACCTGGAGAACCTCACGAACGTGCGGCAGACCCGCTTCGATCCGCTGCTCCGCCGCACGCGCGGGCCCGGCGGCCGGTGGACCACCGACGCCTGGACCGATCTCGCGGGCTTCACCGTGAACGGCGGCGTGCGGCTGGCGTTCTGA
- a CDS encoding lysyl oxidase family protein — MRQSLQVLQALLVLLATACASPDGPTALRAPERGPALDRNTVNTSALPDLIVDTKATRNNWLVRVEDFPAEFCSVQEGGVTPGTHTVLRFTVTTPNIGEGDVFVGSPLAHMDPNGDGDFSDQDGLFEFASCHGHFHFQHYATYRLLDASGTEWKAAKRGFCMLDTDPYNVGTGDGTWSYRNCGTTTRDGFQGISDGWADTYTFKLGGQYFVLDGGDGQPAVPPGVYTIEVEVNPAYAPSAGGCPRVTDAATGLCHQFAESDYTNNVGRTTITIPDHPGRSGYGPLKNDNKKITAEDEIDHKAK, encoded by the coding sequence ATGCGTCAGTCGCTGCAAGTGCTGCAAGCGCTGCTCGTGCTGCTCGCCACCGCGTGCGCGAGCCCCGACGGCCCGACCGCCCTGCGCGCCCCGGAGCGTGGGCCGGCGCTCGACCGCAACACCGTCAACACGTCCGCGCTCCCCGACCTGATCGTCGACACGAAGGCCACGCGCAACAACTGGCTGGTGCGCGTGGAGGACTTCCCGGCGGAGTTCTGCAGCGTGCAGGAGGGCGGCGTGACGCCCGGCACGCACACGGTGCTGCGCTTCACCGTGACGACGCCCAACATCGGCGAGGGCGACGTGTTCGTCGGCAGCCCGCTGGCGCACATGGATCCCAACGGCGACGGCGACTTCTCGGACCAGGACGGGCTGTTCGAGTTCGCGTCGTGCCACGGGCACTTCCACTTCCAGCACTACGCCACGTACCGGCTGCTCGACGCGAGCGGCACCGAGTGGAAGGCGGCCAAGCGCGGCTTCTGCATGCTCGACACGGACCCGTACAACGTCGGCACGGGCGACGGGACGTGGAGCTACCGGAACTGCGGCACCACCACGCGCGACGGCTTCCAGGGCATCAGCGACGGGTGGGCCGACACCTACACGTTCAAGCTGGGCGGCCAGTACTTCGTGCTCGACGGCGGGGACGGACAACCCGCGGTGCCGCCCGGGGTCTACACGATCGAGGTCGAGGTGAACCCGGCGTACGCCCCGTCCGCCGGCGGCTGCCCGCGGGTGACCGACGCCGCGACGGGCCTCTGCCACCAGTTCGCCGAGAGCGACTACACGAACAACGTCGGCCGCACGACGATCACGATCCCGGATCATCCGGGGCGCAGCGGCTACGGGCCGCTGAAGAACGACAACAAGAAGATCACGGCCGAGGACGAGATCGACCACAAGGCCAAGTGA
- a CDS encoding transporter produces the protein MAASRAAASLAALASLVARPAAAQTDYYNTDAGRPITVEDAYPVERRALELQLAPLRLERARGGTYHWGVEPEVAVGILPRTQLEVGLPFAFVERGAQRASGLAGVELSVLHNLNVETALPALAVAADVLVPAGGLGPERAYPSVKGIATRTLPWARFHLNGQYTFGTESDAGTDAGTAELSRWQAGVAVDRTLPLRSLLLTGEVVARRPLRADDAAVEWNSGAGARYQLSPRVAADAGAGYRLTGDDRGWYATVGAAVVVGMPWRTR, from the coding sequence GTGGCCGCCTCGCGCGCGGCCGCCTCGCTCGCAGCGCTCGCATCGCTCGTCGCGCGGCCCGCCGCCGCGCAGACCGACTACTACAACACCGACGCCGGCCGCCCCATCACGGTCGAGGACGCGTATCCCGTCGAGCGCCGCGCGCTCGAGCTGCAGCTCGCGCCGCTGCGCCTGGAGCGCGCGCGCGGCGGCACGTACCACTGGGGCGTGGAGCCGGAGGTCGCCGTCGGCATCCTCCCGCGCACGCAGCTCGAGGTCGGGCTGCCGTTCGCGTTCGTCGAGCGGGGCGCGCAGCGCGCGTCCGGGCTGGCGGGCGTCGAGCTGTCGGTGCTCCACAACCTGAACGTCGAGACGGCGCTCCCCGCGCTCGCCGTCGCGGCCGACGTGCTCGTTCCCGCCGGCGGGCTCGGGCCCGAGCGCGCGTATCCGTCGGTGAAGGGGATCGCGACGCGCACGCTCCCGTGGGCGCGCTTCCACCTCAACGGGCAGTACACGTTCGGGACGGAGTCGGATGCGGGCACGGACGCGGGCACCGCGGAGCTGTCGCGCTGGCAGGCGGGCGTCGCGGTGGACCGCACGCTGCCGCTGCGATCGCTGCTGCTGACCGGCGAGGTGGTCGCGCGCCGGCCGCTGCGTGCGGACGACGCCGCCGTCGAGTGGAACTCCGGCGCCGGCGCCCGCTACCAGCTGAGCCCTCGCGTCGCCGCCGACGCGGGCGCGGGCTACCGCCTCACCGGCGACGACCGCGGCTGGTACGCGACCGTGGGCGCCGCCGTGGTGGTGGGCATGCCGTGGAGGACCCGCTGA
- a CDS encoding PepSY domain-containing protein, producing the protein MSSPRPRSVTYRARRIHRWLGLLIGVQFVLWTVGGLYFSWTDLDAVHGDHLMRPAPAVDADAARIAPGAALAALRARTRVDSVAAVELASVVGRPTYRVTYFATDGARAIKRRQLVDATTGALRGPLDRDEAVRAARAAYRGAAPVTGVSLLTADSVGAHHEFREQPLPAWAVRFGDAEGATAYVPAELGQVLRIRNDRWRAFDFLWMLHTMDYAGRDDFNNLVLRAFSVLGLVTVGSGFLLFALTSPTLRRRPRVEPTHHAHKAPVTNAASRA; encoded by the coding sequence ATGTCGTCGCCACGTCCCCGCAGCGTCACCTACCGCGCCCGCCGCATCCACCGCTGGCTCGGCCTCCTCATCGGCGTCCAGTTCGTGCTCTGGACCGTCGGTGGGCTGTACTTCTCGTGGACCGACCTCGACGCGGTGCACGGCGACCACCTGATGCGCCCCGCGCCCGCCGTCGATGCCGACGCGGCGCGCATCGCGCCGGGCGCGGCCCTCGCGGCGTTGCGCGCACGCACGCGCGTGGACTCGGTGGCCGCCGTCGAGCTGGCGAGCGTGGTCGGGCGCCCGACGTACCGCGTCACCTACTTCGCGACCGACGGTGCGCGCGCGATCAAGCGGCGGCAGCTGGTGGACGCGACGACGGGCGCGCTCCGCGGCCCGCTCGACCGCGACGAGGCGGTGCGCGCCGCGCGGGCGGCCTACCGCGGCGCCGCGCCCGTCACCGGCGTGTCGCTGCTGACGGCCGACTCGGTGGGCGCGCACCACGAGTTCCGCGAGCAGCCGCTCCCCGCGTGGGCGGTGCGCTTCGGCGACGCCGAGGGCGCGACGGCGTACGTGCCCGCGGAGCTGGGCCAGGTGCTCCGCATCCGCAACGACCGGTGGCGCGCGTTCGACTTCCTCTGGATGCTGCACACGATGGACTACGCCGGCCGCGACGACTTCAACAACCTCGTGCTGCGCGCGTTCTCCGTGCTCGGCCTGGTGACGGTTGGCTCGGGCTTCCTGCTGTTCGCGCTGACGTCGCCGACGCTGCGCCGCCGCCCGCGCGTGGAGCCCACGCACCACGCGCACAAGGCGCCGGTGACGAACGCCGCCTCCCGGGCATGA
- a CDS encoding hybrid sensor histidine kinase/response regulator, with protein sequence MPVGGERFTESAGRIALPLDNITDAVVILDRDWRYVYVNARAAALFGRVPEELIGRHIWTEFPDAVGQPFQERYERAMTARTEERFDACYEPWDRWFENRVFPIDDGILVLFTETTEARRTQAALERSERRFRALLDVTAATAWWTDAEGTVVEPIPRWQAFTGQTAEEASGWGWLSMVHPDDRAAVAAAWHDAIERRGPYHIEHRLRRHDGEWRTMIARAVPLLGPEGEIREWVGAQVDVTEERVAIAAHAADEARFRSLSASSPMGIYETDMSGAVTYANPRALQIFAMSAEEAAGHGWQRRVHPDDLAAMLEAWHAALEAGSDYIREYRLCLPDGTTRCVRKRSGPLRDAQGTLVGSVGTIEDITEHRELEARLRQAQKMEAVGQLAGGIAHDFNNLLTVISGNLELATHELPEGHAAQADLVEVTTAVKRARALVRQLLTFSRKQVRSVRPIDVNVVVRDAERLLQRVLGEQIVLHVHLPSAPMVVEADPSQIEQILLNLGINARDAILTPRHGRPAGRGTLSIEVDGLTLTTANSTRWGIAAPGPYVRLAVRDTGHGMDAATMSHVFEPFFTTKPVGEGTGLGLATVYAIVTQSGGAIRVDSAPGEGAHVEILLPRVGVVAPAAEAPGPTDGVAAPRRETILLVEDERAVRAAARRLLERRGYVVLEAQHGADALLVWREHRHAIDAVVTDIRMPEMGGLELVSLLRAEAPALPVVYVSGYAEQQDSAALRVDEAYVEKPFTGDALAEAVGRVLGAAR encoded by the coding sequence ATGCCAGTCGGCGGTGAGCGCTTCACCGAGAGCGCAGGCCGCATCGCGCTGCCGCTGGACAACATCACGGACGCCGTCGTGATCCTCGACCGCGACTGGCGCTACGTGTACGTGAACGCGCGGGCCGCCGCGCTGTTCGGGCGCGTGCCCGAGGAGCTGATCGGCCGGCACATCTGGACCGAGTTTCCCGACGCGGTCGGGCAGCCGTTCCAGGAGCGGTACGAGCGCGCGATGACGGCGCGCACCGAGGAGCGCTTCGACGCGTGCTACGAGCCGTGGGACCGCTGGTTCGAGAACCGCGTCTTCCCGATCGACGACGGCATCCTCGTCCTCTTCACCGAGACGACCGAGGCGCGCCGCACGCAGGCCGCGCTGGAGCGCAGCGAGCGCCGCTTCCGCGCGCTGCTGGACGTCACGGCGGCGACCGCCTGGTGGACCGACGCCGAGGGCACGGTCGTCGAGCCCATCCCGCGCTGGCAGGCGTTCACGGGCCAGACCGCGGAGGAGGCGAGCGGGTGGGGCTGGCTGTCGATGGTCCATCCGGACGACCGCGCGGCGGTCGCGGCGGCGTGGCACGACGCGATCGAGCGCCGCGGGCCCTACCACATCGAGCACCGGCTGCGCCGCCACGACGGCGAGTGGCGCACGATGATCGCGCGCGCGGTGCCGCTGCTCGGCCCCGAGGGCGAGATCCGCGAGTGGGTGGGCGCGCAGGTGGACGTCACCGAGGAGCGCGTCGCGATCGCCGCGCACGCCGCCGACGAGGCGCGCTTCCGCTCGCTCAGCGCGTCGTCGCCGATGGGGATCTACGAGACGGACATGAGCGGCGCGGTGACGTACGCGAACCCCCGTGCGCTGCAGATCTTCGCGATGTCGGCGGAGGAGGCGGCGGGCCACGGCTGGCAGCGGCGCGTGCACCCCGACGACCTCGCGGCGATGCTCGAGGCGTGGCACGCCGCGCTCGAGGCGGGCAGCGACTACATCCGCGAGTACCGCCTCTGCCTGCCCGACGGCACGACGCGGTGCGTGCGCAAGCGCTCCGGTCCGCTCCGCGACGCGCAGGGCACGCTCGTCGGCTCCGTCGGCACGATCGAGGACATCACCGAGCATCGCGAGCTGGAGGCGCGCCTGCGCCAGGCGCAGAAGATGGAGGCCGTGGGCCAGCTCGCCGGCGGCATCGCGCACGACTTCAACAACCTGCTGACGGTCATCAGCGGCAACCTGGAGCTGGCGACGCACGAGCTGCCCGAGGGCCACGCCGCGCAGGCGGACCTCGTCGAGGTGACGACCGCGGTGAAGCGCGCGCGCGCGCTCGTGCGGCAGCTGCTGACGTTCAGCCGCAAGCAGGTGCGGTCGGTGCGCCCGATCGACGTCAACGTCGTGGTGCGCGACGCCGAGCGGCTGCTGCAGCGCGTGCTCGGCGAGCAGATCGTGCTGCACGTGCATCTCCCGTCGGCGCCCATGGTGGTGGAGGCGGACCCGAGCCAGATCGAGCAGATCCTGCTCAACCTCGGCATCAACGCGCGCGACGCGATCCTGACGCCGCGGCACGGGCGGCCGGCGGGGCGCGGCACGCTGTCGATCGAGGTCGACGGCCTGACGCTGACGACCGCGAACTCGACGCGCTGGGGGATCGCCGCGCCGGGGCCGTACGTGCGCCTCGCGGTGCGCGACACGGGGCACGGGATGGACGCGGCGACGATGAGCCACGTCTTCGAGCCGTTCTTCACCACCAAGCCGGTGGGCGAGGGCACGGGGCTCGGCCTCGCGACGGTGTACGCGATCGTGACGCAGAGCGGCGGCGCGATCCGCGTGGACAGCGCGCCGGGCGAGGGCGCGCACGTCGAGATCCTGCTGCCGCGCGTCGGCGTGGTCGCGCCGGCGGCCGAGGCGCCCGGGCCGACGGACGGCGTCGCCGCGCCGCGGCGCGAGACGATCCTGCTGGTGGAGGACGAGCGCGCCGTGCGCGCGGCCGCGCGGCGGCTGCTGGAGCGGCGCGGCTACGTGGTGCTGGAGGCGCAGCACGGCGCGGACGCGCTGCTCGTGTGGCGCGAGCACCGTCACGCGATCGACGCCGTCGTCACCGACATCCGCATGCCCGAGATGGGCGGGCTGGAGCTGGTGTCGCTGCTGCGCGCGGAGGCGCCCGCGCTGCCGGTGGTCTACGTCTCGGGCTACGCGGAGCAGCAGGACTCCGCGGCGCTGCGCGTGGACGAGGCGTACGTCGAGAAGCCGTTCACCGGCGACGCGCTCGCCGAGGCCGTCGGGCGGGTGCTGGGCGCCGCGCGCTGA
- a CDS encoding heavy metal translocating P-type ATPase, whose product MTTTQTPAPAAPSERVVIPVTGMTCAACQGRVQRTLSRTPGVVDASVNLMMGNATVSYDPAAVTPDALVATIRDTGYGAELPRPDVSAFDEQAARDHAQTEEFHDLRTKAIASGVVGALAMVLSMPLMVAETHGVVADPFMRWAMHALTPALRGVAPWLYAIPAAAISWTLLVVTLGVMAWAGRDFYVRAWAAFRHHAADMNTLIAVGTGAAFVYSAVATVAPQLFRAAGLAPDVYYEAVVIIIALILTGNAFEARAKRQTSAALRALAALQPPTARVARPTPDGGTEEVDLPIEAVRAGDVVLVRPGERVPVDGEVLAGASAVDESMLTGESIPVEKAVGDRVIGGTINRTGAFRFRATTLGADSVLARIVRLMRDAQGSRAPIQALADRISAVFVPVVLSIAIATFTAWFVVAHATGTPVGAATVRAFAAAVAVLIIACPCAMGLAVPTAVMVATGRGAALGVLIKGGEALQRAGDVTTVVLDKTGTVTEGRPAVTDVVVANGASEDELLRLIASLETMSEHPLAEAIVRAARDRGLALAAPETFASATGRGATGVVDGRAIAVGNAALMRDWAVDVGPLADAAARLAGDGRTPMYAAVDGALAGVVAVADPIRAMSRDAIARLRALGLDVVMLTGDHRTTAEAIARAAGIAHVVAEVLPEGKVAEVRRLQAAGRVVAMVGDGVNDAPALVQADVGIAVGSGADVAVEAADVALMRGDLAGAVDAIALSRRTMRTMKQNLFWAFVYNVVGIPIAAGVLYPAFGLLLSPILASAAMAFSSVSVVSNSLRLRGARLSTSRS is encoded by the coding sequence ATGACCACCACGCAGACGCCCGCACCTGCCGCGCCGTCCGAGCGCGTCGTCATTCCCGTGACCGGGATGACGTGCGCCGCGTGCCAGGGGCGCGTGCAGCGGACGCTGAGCCGGACGCCCGGCGTCGTCGACGCGAGCGTGAACCTGATGATGGGCAACGCGACCGTGTCGTACGACCCGGCCGCGGTCACGCCCGACGCCCTCGTCGCGACGATCCGCGACACCGGCTACGGCGCCGAGCTGCCGCGGCCCGACGTGTCGGCGTTCGACGAGCAGGCGGCGCGCGACCACGCGCAGACGGAGGAGTTCCACGACCTGCGCACGAAGGCGATCGCCAGCGGCGTCGTCGGCGCGCTGGCGATGGTGCTGTCGATGCCGCTGATGGTCGCCGAGACGCACGGCGTCGTCGCCGACCCGTTCATGCGCTGGGCGATGCACGCGCTGACGCCCGCGCTGCGCGGCGTCGCGCCATGGCTGTACGCGATCCCCGCGGCCGCGATCTCGTGGACGCTGCTCGTGGTCACGCTGGGCGTGATGGCGTGGGCGGGCCGCGACTTCTACGTGCGCGCGTGGGCGGCCTTCCGCCACCACGCGGCGGACATGAACACGCTCATCGCCGTCGGCACGGGCGCGGCGTTCGTGTACTCGGCCGTCGCGACCGTCGCGCCGCAGCTGTTCCGCGCCGCGGGGCTCGCGCCCGACGTGTACTACGAGGCGGTGGTCATCATCATCGCGCTCATCCTCACGGGCAACGCGTTCGAGGCGCGCGCGAAGCGGCAGACGTCCGCGGCGCTGCGCGCGCTGGCGGCGCTACAGCCGCCCACCGCGCGCGTCGCGCGCCCCACGCCCGACGGCGGCACCGAGGAGGTCGACCTGCCGATCGAGGCGGTGCGCGCGGGCGACGTCGTGCTGGTGCGGCCGGGCGAGCGCGTGCCGGTGGACGGCGAGGTGCTCGCGGGCGCGAGCGCGGTCGACGAGTCGATGCTGACCGGCGAGTCGATCCCGGTCGAGAAGGCGGTGGGCGACCGCGTCATCGGCGGCACGATCAACCGCACCGGGGCCTTCCGCTTCCGCGCCACCACCCTCGGCGCCGACAGCGTGCTCGCGCGCATCGTGCGGCTGATGCGCGACGCGCAGGGCTCGCGCGCGCCCATCCAGGCGCTCGCGGACCGCATCAGCGCGGTGTTCGTGCCGGTGGTGCTCTCGATCGCGATCGCGACGTTCACCGCCTGGTTCGTGGTCGCGCACGCGACCGGCACGCCCGTGGGCGCGGCGACCGTCCGCGCGTTCGCGGCGGCGGTCGCGGTGCTGATCATCGCCTGCCCCTGTGCGATGGGGCTCGCCGTGCCGACGGCGGTGATGGTCGCGACGGGCCGCGGCGCGGCGCTGGGCGTCCTGATCAAGGGCGGCGAGGCGCTGCAGCGCGCGGGCGACGTGACGACGGTGGTGCTGGACAAGACGGGCACGGTCACGGAGGGGCGGCCGGCGGTCACCGACGTCGTCGTCGCGAACGGCGCGTCGGAGGACGAGCTGCTGCGCCTCATTGCATCCCTGGAAACCATGAGCGAGCACCCGCTGGCCGAGGCGATCGTGCGCGCGGCGCGCGACCGCGGGCTGGCGCTGGCGGCGCCGGAGACCTTCGCGTCGGCGACGGGGCGCGGCGCGACGGGCGTGGTGGACGGCCGCGCGATCGCCGTCGGCAATGCGGCGCTGATGCGCGACTGGGCCGTCGACGTCGGGCCGCTCGCCGATGCCGCCGCGCGGCTGGCCGGCGATGGCAGGACACCGATGTACGCCGCCGTCGACGGCGCGCTCGCGGGCGTGGTCGCGGTCGCGGACCCGATCCGCGCGATGTCGCGCGACGCGATCGCTCGGCTCCGCGCGCTGGGGCTCGACGTGGTCATGCTGACGGGCGACCACCGCACGACGGCCGAGGCGATCGCGCGCGCGGCCGGCATCGCGCACGTGGTGGCCGAGGTGCTGCCGGAGGGCAAGGTGGCCGAGGTGCGGCGCCTGCAGGCGGCGGGGCGGGTCGTCGCGATGGTGGGCGACGGCGTCAACGACGCGCCGGCGCTGGTGCAGGCCGACGTGGGCATCGCGGTCGGCAGCGGCGCGGACGTCGCGGTCGAGGCGGCGGACGTCGCGCTGATGCGCGGCGACCTCGCGGGCGCGGTGGACGCGATCGCGCTCTCGCGCCGCACCATGCGCACGATGAAGCAGAACCTGTTCTGGGCGTTCGTCTACAACGTCGTCGGCATCCCGATCGCCGCCGGCGTGCTCTATCCCGCGTTCGGGCTGCTGCTGAGCCCCATCCTCGCCAGCGCGGCGATGGCGTTCAGCTCCGTGAGCGTCGTGTCCAACAGCCTGCGGCTGCGCGGGGCGCGCCTGTCCACCTCCAGGTCGTGA